The Archocentrus centrarchus isolate MPI-CPG fArcCen1 chromosome 7, fArcCen1, whole genome shotgun sequence genome window below encodes:
- the LOC115782494 gene encoding transmembrane protein 115-like — protein MNRYLPVAQQHFLAALASTSVVVKAISALVVLLYLLSWAVDTPYALGVTPGYLFPPNFWVWTLVTHGVVEQHVWGVAANVGTVMACGRLLEPLWGALELLIFFAVVNVSAGLLAGFSYLLTYVATFDLDFLFAVRIHGAAGFLGGVLVALKQTMGDTTVLRVPQVRLKAAPALVLLLLALLRLSGLLDSSAPLAAYSYGTLSGWVYLRFYQRHSRGRGDMSDHFAFASFFPEAVQPAVGLLAGLVHSALVKMKVCRKMVKRYDVGAPSSITISLPGTDPQDAERRRQLALKALNERLKRVEDQSAWPSMDDEEDDDEDEVRTDTQPLLSGGRDASSSSSTPRTAGGAISASLSSTSSSSMSQSGGAPSSGGVQHPESSIISFEDAPSRS, from the exons ATGAATCGTTACCTGCCCGTGGCACAACAACACTTCCTGGCTGCCCTTGCCAGCACCAGTGTTGTAGTAAAAGCTATAAGTGCTCTAGTTGTTCTACTATACCTGCTCTCATGGGCTGTCGACACTCCATATGCACTGGGGGTGACTCCGGGCTACCTTTTTCCACCCAACTTTTGGGTGTGGACTCTGGTAACCCATGGGGTGGTGGAGCAGCACGTTTGGGGTGTGGCAGCCAATGTGGGGACAGTAATGGCCTGTGGGCGCCTCCTGGAGCCTTTGTGGGGTGCTCTGGAGCTCCTGATCTTTTTTGCAGTGGTTAATGTGTCTGCAGGCCTCTTAGCAGGCTTCTCCTACCTCCTCACCTATGTGGCTACCTTTGACCTGgacttcctgtttgctgtgCGTATCCATGGAGCAGCCGGGTTCCTGGGAGGTGTCCTGGTGGCACTAAAGCAGACCATGGGGGATACTACAGTGCTCAGAGTGCCACAG GTGAGACTCAAAGCAGCGCCGGCTttggtcctcctcctcctggctTTATTGCGCCTGTCTGGGTTGCTTGACAGCTCTGCTCCCCTGGCTGCATACAGTTATGGTACACTGTCTGGCTGGGTCTACCTGCGCTTTTACCAGAGGCACAGCCGGGGCCGTGGGGATATGTCAGACCACTTTGCCTTTGCAAGTTTCTTCCCAGAGGCAGTGCAGCCAGCTGTGGGACTGCTGGCGGGACTCGTCCACTCTGCCCTGGTGAAGATGAAGGTGTGCAGGAAGATGGTCAAGAGATATGATGTGGGGGCACCCTCCTCCATCACTATCAGCCTACCAGGGACAGACCCACAGGATGCAGAAAGGAGAAG ACAACTGGCCCTGAAAGCTCTGAACGAGCGTCTAAAACGCGTAGAGGACCAGTCTGCTTGGCCCAGCATGGATGACGAGGAAGACGACGACGAGGACGAGGTCAGAACCGACACGCAGCCGCTCCTATCAGGCGGGCGTgacgcctcctcctcctcctccacaccaAGAACAGCTGGGGGAGCCATCAGTGCCTccctctcctccacctcctcctcctcgatgTCACAGAGCGGTGGAGCGCCATCCTCAGGCGGAGTGCAGCACCCAGAGTCCAGCATTATCAGCTTTGAGGATGCACCTTCTAGATCATAG